Within Xanthomonas oryzae pv. oryzae, the genomic segment GGCATTGCCCATGTGTTGCGGTCAGGCGCAGGCATCGTGCCGACCGCTGGCGGTATGGATCCTGCATCGGCCGCAACTAGAGGCATGGCCGAGCCCGGACATGGCACTGCTCCTGGCCGGCGTGCATCTATGTGTTTTCCAGGATCCATCGCATTAGGCCGCAATGGCTGGCCCGGCCATACGGGGAAAACTCATGGATGTGACGAATCGCATCACCGGGCTCAACTAGACTGTGGTCACGGGAATGGCCCCGTGGAGAACATCACTTGAACGATCGCGTTCACGGAGAGCTACGGGCGCCTCATATCAGCGAGTCTCGCAGCCTGCCTGTCGAGAAGCATCGCTCGGACATCTTTTTTGCTGCGGTGGAGACCACGCGCATGCCGATGACGGTGACCGATCCGCATCTTCCGGATAATCCCATCGTGTTCGCCAACCGTGCGTTTCTGGAAATGACCGGGTATTCGGCCGAGGAGGTCATCGGCAACAACTGCCGCTTTCTGCAGGGTCCCGAGACCGACCCGGCCAGCATCAGCGATGTCCGTCAATCGATCGAAACCCGCAGCGAATTCGCCACCGAGGTGCTGAATTACCGCAAGGATGGCTCGTCGTTCTGGAATGCGTTGTTCGTCTCGCCGGTGTTCGACGACCATGGCAACCTGGTGTATTTCTTCGGGTCGCAGCTGGATGTGAGCCGGCGCCGCGATGCCGAAGATGCGTTGCGTCAGGCGCAGAAGATGGAAGCGCTGGGCCAGTTGACCGGCGGCATTGCGCACGATTTCAACAACCTGCTGCAGGTCATGTCCGGACATCTGGAAGTGATTCAGATGATGGCCAGTGCTGGTGCCGGTAACGCCGAGCGGATTGCCTTCAGTGCAGAACATGCGGCCGCAGCGGCGGCCAAGGCGGCCACCTTGACCCAGCAATTGCTGGCGTTTTCGCGCAAGCAGAAATTGCGCGGGCGGGTGGTCAACCTCAACGGGTTGGTGTCCGGCATGAACAATATGGCCGAGCGCGCGCTGGGCGGCGGCATCACGTTGCGTCAGTCGCTGGAAGAGGGGCTGTGGAATTGCCAGATCGACACCACGCAGGCCGAAGTGGCGCTGTTGAACGTGTTGATCAATGCACGCGACGCGATGGCGCAGGCCGAGCGCAAGGAAGTCACCGTGCAGACCCAGAACGTGGAGGTCACCACCCACGATCTGGCGATGTATCACCAGCTGGCACCGGGCCGATACGTGAGCATCGCCGTCAGCGACACGGGTTCGGGCATGCCGCCCGAGGTGGTCAGCCGGGTGATGGAGCCATTCTTCACCACCAAGGACGAAGGGCAGGGCACCGGCCTGGGCTTGTCGATGGTGTATGGCTTCGTCAAACAGTCTGGCGGCACCGTGCGCATCTACAGCGAAGTGGGCGAAGGCACCACGGTACGGCTGTATTTTCCTGCATCCAGCAAATTCGAAAATGACTTGCAGGCAGCCAAAAGCCGCGCAATCGACAAGGGCGGCAACGAAACAATTCTTGTGGTGGAAGACAAGCAGGATGTGGCGGTAGTGGCGCGGATGTTTCTGGAAAATGCCGGTTACCGCATCCTGTCGGCGTCCAGCGGACGCGAGGCGGTGGAGGTATTGGGAAAGAATCCGGAGGTGGATGC encodes:
- a CDS encoding hybrid sensor histidine kinase/response regulator, which produces MNDRVHGELRAPHISESRSLPVEKHRSDIFFAAVETTRMPMTVTDPHLPDNPIVFANRAFLEMTGYSAEEVIGNNCRFLQGPETDPASISDVRQSIETRSEFATEVLNYRKDGSSFWNALFVSPVFDDHGNLVYFFGSQLDVSRRRDAEDALRQAQKMEALGQLTGGIAHDFNNLLQVMSGHLEVIQMMASAGAGNAERIAFSAEHAAAAAAKAATLTQQLLAFSRKQKLRGRVVNLNGLVSGMNNMAERALGGGITLRQSLEEGLWNCQIDTTQAEVALLNVLINARDAMAQAERKEVTVQTQNVEVTTHDLAMYHQLAPGRYVSIAVSDTGSGMPPEVVSRVMEPFFTTKDEGQGTGLGLSMVYGFVKQSGGTVRIYSEVGEGTTVRLYFPASSKFENDLQAAKSRAIDKGGNETILVVEDKQDVAVVARMFLENAGYRILSASSGREAVEVLGKNPEVDALFTDLIMPGGMNGVMLAREARRMLPKIKILLTTGYADASIQRTDVGGAEFDVVNKPYTQKELLKRIRMLLDGPTGVG